The genomic region cttctgccttgaATGCTCTTCCCCAGATGCCAGCTTGGCTGCCTACTCCCCTCACCCTATTCAACACCACACTCCAATCCCActctgcttttccccctcatGGCATTTAACATCTACTAATATATACTGTATCATTTCTAATTGTTTATCACCACCACACCTTCCCTTTCCACCCCCCACTGTGTGGACAAAAATCTTTGTGTTATGCTCACTGATGTATTACAAGATCCCACACTGGTGCCTGAGCCACTGTACTCAGTaaatcatttgttgaataaatcagtGAATTATAAGGCTTAGAgatgtaggtgctcaataaattcaCGGTACCACGATTACCAAGATGAACAAGATACAGGTCCAAGCTTGGAACCTGCTTTGTGGCCTAAAGGAGAGTGGCTTGCTTGAAGTTGGCATTCGGAAGACTACTGTCCAAAGTGTTTAGACTGACTGCGGGGTGTTGATGGGGGCGTGCTGGAGGGCTGAGCACGGAAGCGAAAGAGAATTTGGTCTCCTCCTCCGCTAAGTCTTCTGTTCAGGGaacacatttattcaacacatactCTGTGCCTGGCGCCGGGTATACGAGACGCTGTTGTATCCCAGGTCACTGGTGAACTCTTACTAAGCCTTCAATACCCTCCGTACCGACTGCCAGCAACAGCTCGCAAAACACGCTACGACCTCAGGAGCTCTTCAGGTCAGTGGAGTCGGCAGGAAAGCTTCACAGAAAAGGGCTAACTTTAACTAGACGTGGGTAGTGGCTTCCCCAGCAAGGAAGCGAGTCGAAGCTCCCCACGGAATGGGTACAGCGCGGAAGAAGGCGCTGAGAGCCCACCTCATCCCCCCAACATCCTCCAAtgcaaacacacacgcacacacagagtcCCCACGCGCACGGACACACAACCCAACGTCCTCCTCCAGACTCCCACACAGGCCCTTCAAAGGGCCTAGTCCCGGGTAGCACTCAGACCCGCCCCCGTCAGCCGAACGCCCCACGCAGAAAAAGTCTCTCACCGCCGCCAAAGCACCGCTCACCCGGCGCTCGGCGCCATcttggccccgccccctcccgggAGCAGGTCCTGGCAGAGACGGAGAGGAAGTCACTGCCCCTTCCGCGAGCCGGAATGAGTCTCCTAGGCTCACGGCCTGAATTGGTATAAAAAACGGGTTTTTCTCTCTACGTGCAAGGAGCACACCCTCCTGCTGCAATTACTTCAGTTTATACTTTCACTACCCCGCGGCCAGGACCCTAAGAGGCGCCACAAAACCGAGGCGGGATAGCCGGGAGCGCAATGAGGCCCCACCCCCTTCCGGACCGGGACTGCGCGTGCGCCTCCCAAGCCAGGCTGCCTGGAAATTCCCTCCGACCCCCTCGGAACTTAAAGGGCCCGCTGCCTTCCCGAAGTTGGTGTGAAGGCAAGGGCTTGTTGGTTGTGGACAGCACTTTGTCATGGGACCTGTGCGGTTGGGAatgttgcttttcattttggCTGTGTATGGCGCTTGGGTTGGGTCGCCGAAGGAGGAAGACGATGACACAGAACGCTTGCCCAGCAAATGCGAAGGTATCTAAAGGGAGTGGCCCCTATTCGcatccctctgcccatctccttAGTCTGGACCGGACCAAATGGACCGTGATGGGTGGGTCACTCGATGTCCTTTAAGACCTGAGGGAGACTCTGATGGAGCTTGGCTGAATTCGAAGGGGGTCAAGGGAGGGAATGCATAGCGCTACCCCACAACTGTGGCACTACAATTCCCATAGGGCATCCAGAGGAAGTCCTCTTTTTCTCGCTTGCGTAGCCCCAGTGATCTGTGGGAACTGTAGTTCAGAGACTATCTGCCCAGGATCACCCACTCTACTGAGCATTCAAAGTGTGTTTCCCCCCATGACACTAAACCTAAACCTGGGGAGCCTGCAGGAGCTGGGTGTGAGGCTCATACCTTATGAACGTCCTCTGCTCCACCCTTGCAGAGACGCTCTCAAATTACAGGCCCCATGCTCTCCTGGGGAGGGTTTGGGGTAAGTAAATAAGGCCTTGAAGCTCAAAAAGAGGAGGCCACAGAAATGGAGGAGGTTCCCCATACGTGTGAGGCTTTGCAGAGGGTGTGTACTTACAGATTTTACTGTGAGCAGCATCTTATGTGGCTGCATGACGGTGGTgactgggtggggtgggggggaaacacTTCAGAGCTGGGCCGTTGAGTTCCCTGGTTCCCTAGTTTGTTGCCTTCCTGACTTTAATTTCTTCCCtggattctttttcctttcacccCACTCCACCCTGCATTTCAGTATTGGTGTTCCGCATGACCTGAGCCTACCTcgcctctcctccttgctctaaCACCTCTGCAGGCCTCCTGCTGTGGTCAAAATACACCCATTTTTGGCACAGCATAGAAGTCTCTTTGTTGTATGGCCCCCACCGCTCTTATATTTCTGTCTCAACTCCCATCCTCAAAGTGCCCATGATTCAGCCACACTGAACTTCTCAGCTGTCACTGAGCCTGCCTTATCCTCTTGCACTCTGTGCCTCAGCACActttttccctttgcctgaaataaccctctcccttctgtttttGATTCTCAAGACCCAGTTTAGATGTCAATTCCTTTGGAagccttcttccttttctgtcacCTCCCACTATATTGTAAGCCCTTGGAGGGAAGAAGAGCACCTGTATCTCCGAGgtcctagcatagtgcctggaacaTTTAAGGCACTTTTGTTAACTTGCCCTGTGTTTAACTTGCTTGGCACTTCTGTATAGGCCACGCCCTTTCTTGGGACCCACCTCATGCCAGGCCAGGTGCTAGCTGCTAGAAGACGGTGGTGGAACATACGCAATGCTCATCCTTAAGGAAATCACAAGCTAGCAGCAATTCAGTAAATGGCCATTGAATGAATTTTGCATTTCCTAAAGAGATTAAATCTCTTGTGAACCTCTAGTGTAGGGCCCATCACACCACATTGTCATCATTTTTAATCTGTCCCCAACTACATCAGCAATGTCCTGTGAATAGGGATCATGGGTCTTACTGCTCTCATGCAtataggagctcaataaataacTGCAGAATAAAAGCAAACACTTATAAAGTGCTCCCTATATGCCACGCACTATTATAGGGGCTTTACAGAGGttgatttatttaatcctcaccacaccTCTACGAAGGAGGTTCAACTctattgttatctccattttagagatgcagAAACCAAGGCACAGCAGAATTACCACATAGCTATTAAGTGGCTGAGTCAGGATTCTAACCCAGCCAGTCTGGCTCTAGTCTGCTGCTTTTGCTCATCTACAGAATGAGTTGCTGGAATGTTTGTTTATCTTTCACATCCTTGTGGACATCTAGTGTGTAagctgctgagcctggagctACAGGAAAAGCTGAGTCGCACTGGCCGATCTCGAGAGGTGCTGGAGCTGGGGCAGGTGCTAGATACtggcaagagaaagaaacacatcCCTTACAGTGTTTCGTGAGTTCTTCTTGTTGCTCATCTACCTTCTGAGCCCTGAGGGAGCCCTGGGAGCTCCTACAGCATCCAAGAAATCTTTGTTTCCCCTCTTCCCACAGAGAGACAAGGCTGGAAGAGGCCTTGGAGAATTTGTGTGAGCGGATCCTGGATTACAGTGTTCATGCCGAGCGCAAGGGCTCACTGAGATATGCCAAGGTCAGACTCTTCCCTAGGGCAGCATCCCACGTTTCAGAAACAACAACGGGTATCCCCTGGGACCCATCTCCCTCCAGCTCTGGAGAGTGTCCCCTCCCCATTGTTAGACTCCCTCATGGAGTCTCTGGTAGTTGACAAACCTGCTGTGGCAGAAAGGGGAAGGATGAGGTGGGGCAGTGAGCTGGGCTGATCCCAAATTCCTATCTCTCAGGGTCAGAGTCAGACCATGGCAACGCTGAAAGGTCTGGTGCAGAAGGGGGTGAAGGTGGATCTGGGGATCCCTCTGGAGCTATGGGACGAGCCCAGCGTGGAAGTCACGTTCCTCAAGAAGCAGGTAGGACAGGATACTGCACTGCCTGGGGCAATGAGAAGGGAACCTGAGGGGAGACCTAGATACTCGGGAATTCTGCCTCTGAGCaggagaagggggcagagtgAAGACTCTGTCATTGATTGAAGTGGGCCCAGGAGCATATCAAGGAGTAATAATGGAGGCTGATAATATCTACTACCacatattgagcacctactatgtgccagattcAGGCCCACATACTTTCCAGCTGCTGCCCCATTTTACCCTCACAACAACTTCACGTGGTAGGTACTGTTAccatttcccattttataggcaagGAGTTGAGACATAAGAGTTTAATAGCCTACTTGGCAGAATAGgttttagtaaatgtttgttgaatgaatgaggattACCATCTCGTACGCCAAGTTTAGCCTCCTGGCTACCTGCTCTTTAGGATGGGGTGGGCAGACAGGAGTGAAGAGCAGAGAGGAGCGTTTCCAAAGCCCAGCAGAGTAGATTCCTTTCTGACCCTTCCACTTGATCAGTGTGAGACGATGCTGGAGGAGTTTGAAGATGTCGTGGGAGACTGGTACTTCCATCATCAGGAGCAGCCCCTACAGCATTTTCTCTGTGAAGGTCATGTGCTCCCCCCTGCTGAGACTGGTAAGTGTGTGGGGCTGGCCCCTTTCCTGCCAGGCCCCAACCTCCTCTAC from Halichoerus grypus chromosome 6, mHalGry1.hap1.1, whole genome shotgun sequence harbors:
- the CNPY4 gene encoding protein canopy homolog 4; this translates as MGPVRLGMLLFILAVYGAWVGSPKEEDDDTERLPSKCEVCKLLSLELQEKLSRTGRSREVLELGQVLDTGKRKKHIPYSVSETRLEEALENLCERILDYSVHAERKGSLRYAKGQSQTMATLKGLVQKGVKVDLGIPLELWDEPSVEVTFLKKQCETMLEEFEDVVGDWYFHHQEQPLQHFLCEGHVLPPAETACLQETWTGKEKITDGQEKTEGEEEQDQEEEEEEEEEEEMINTPGHSKHDPEDL